The genomic region ATTCAGCCCTCATCCCCCTCCGCGATCCACGCCTCCAAGAATCCCTACACGTCTCAAACTAGCCACACATCTATGTCCGCTTCCCCCTCAACATCCCCCAACTCCTCCCCACGAGACCCCAAAACCCTCCGCGGCCAACTCCTAGCCCTCCTCGGATTCCTCATCTTCGGCATTGCCGCCTACTACCTCATCACCACCGAACGCGCCAAAAACCCCACCTTCGATGAAAAAGCCGCCCAAGCCAGACTCGAGCGACTCTCCAAACTCCAAGAAGAAGAACGACTACGCCTCCACTCCTACGGATGGATAGATCAAGCCGCCGGTATCGTTCACATCCCCATCGAAAAAGCCATCCCACTCACAGTCAAAGAACTCAGTCAAAAACCAGTGGGCCCCGGCAACCCCATCACCACTCCACCCATCCCCTCCCCTCCACCCCCACCCTCCCCACAATGAACCCACCAAAACAAGCCAAACCCCGACAATGATCGCCGTTCCCATCATCATCTTCACCGCAATCATCCTAATGGCCATCTCAGCCATCGCCGCCTTCACATGGACCGCCCGACGCGGCGAATTCGACCACCTCGACCAGATCGCCACCCAAATTTTTGACCAAGAAGAACCCATAGGCCAACTCTCCGACCGTTTCCCTGATCAAAAGATACCCCCACACATCCCCACACGCCCATCGTTCACTCACCCCCAAAATCCTCCTCAAACAAGGTTATGAACACCACCCCCAACACCCCCCTTGATCCCACCACAGCTCAACGCATAGCCATAGACCAATCCGTCCGCCTCCCCATCCTCTTCTTCTTCGCCTCCGCCATCTTCTGGCTCATCATCGGCACACTCTTCGGCCTCATCAGCTCTATCGTAATGCATTCCCCAGAATTTCACCGCACCAATATCGCATGGCTCGACGCCCTCCTCACCTTCGGACGCATCCGCCCAGCGCACGTCAATGCCGTCGCATATGGCTGGGCCTCCATGGCCGGCATCGGAGTCGCCATCTGGCTCATGGCGCGCCTATGCCGCGTCCCGCTCGAAGGCCAACGCCTCATAATCTCTGCAGGTATCCTATGGAATATCGGCGTCACCTTAGGCATAATCGGCATCCTCATCGGAGATGGCTACGCCATCGAATGGCTAGAGTTCCCCACCTATGCCACCTTCACCCTGTTCACAGCATTTGCGATCATAGCTATATGGGCTGTCAGACTCTTCATTCGGCGCGATAAAAACCAACACATCTACGTCTCCCAATGGTATCTACTAGCTGCCTTATTCTGGTTCCCATGGCTCTACGGCACAGCCCAAATCCTCCTCATCCTCACCCCCGTAGCAGGCGTCACCCAAGGCGCCGTCAACTGGTGGTATGGCCACAACGCCCTCGGTCTCTGGTTCACCCCCATCGGCCTCGCCGCAGCCTACTATTTCATCCCCAAAGTCATCGGCCGCCCCGTCCACAGCTACTACCTATCCGTCGTCGGCTTCTGGACGCTAGCCTTCTTTTACAGTTGGAACGGCATGCATCACCTCATCGGTGGACCTTACCCCGTATGGCTCATCTCAGTCTCCACAGTCGCTTCGGTCATGATGGTCATACCCGTTGTCACCGTAGCGATCAACCACCACATGACAATGCGCGGCCACTTCCACCTCCTCCGCTACTCCCCCACACTCCGCTTCGTAGT from Candidatus Methylacidiphilales bacterium harbors:
- a CDS encoding cbb3-type cytochrome c oxidase subunit I, with protein sequence MNTTPNTPLDPTTAQRIAIDQSVRLPILFFFASAIFWLIIGTLFGLISSIVMHSPEFHRTNIAWLDALLTFGRIRPAHVNAVAYGWASMAGIGVAIWLMARLCRVPLEGQRLIISAGILWNIGVTLGIIGILIGDGYAIEWLEFPTYATFTLFTAFAIIAIWAVRLFIRRDKNQHIYVSQWYLLAALFWFPWLYGTAQILLILTPVAGVTQGAVNWWYGHNALGLWFTPIGLAAAYYFIPKVIGRPVHSYYLSVVGFWTLAFFYSWNGMHHLIGGPYPVWLISVSTVASVMMVIPVVTVAINHHMTMRGHFHLLRYSPTLRFVVFGAMAYTLVSLQGSSMSIRSLNVITHFTHYTVGHAHLGLYAFYTMIMFGSIYYIVPRLLRWEWPSATLIRIHFWCTAIGISVMFLILSVGGLIQGLALNDPNISFMATVDLTIPFLWIRSLSGIMILIGHIAFAIQFVLMLLRFGKPKSGPTYFHPIPEPVTSTSQS